From Coturnix japonica isolate 7356 chromosome 3, Coturnix japonica 2.1, whole genome shotgun sequence, the proteins below share one genomic window:
- the LYPLAL1 gene encoding lysophospholipase-like protein 1 → MVALLAGRGIAGMAALRRSVVSPAGRHTASLIFLHGSGDTGQGVRTWIKQILNQDMAFQHIKVIYPTAPARPYTPMKGATSTVWFDRYKISNDCPEHIESIDSMCQGLTDLINDEMKNGIRKDRILIGGFSMGGGMAMHLAYRFHQDLAGVFALSSFLNKDSAVYEALKRNESVLPELFQCHGTADELVLYSWGEETNKMLKSLGVSTSLHTFPNLNHELNRKEIEELKTWILKKLPVEAEMSNE, encoded by the exons ATGGTTGCGCTGTTGGCTGGGCGGGGAATAGCGGGCATGGCGGCGCTGCGGAGGAGCGTGGTGTCCCCCGCTGGCCGGCACACCGCCTCCCTCATCTTCCTTCATGGCTCAG GTGATACTGGCCAAGGAGTAAGAACATGGATAAAACAAATTTTGAATCAAGACATGGCTTTCCAGCATATAAAAGTAATTTATCCAACAGCTCCTGCCAG GCCTTACACACCGATGAAGGGAGCCACTTCCACTGTGTGGTTTGACAGATATAAAATATCTAATGACTGTCCAGAACACATTGAGAGTATTGACTCTATGTGCCAGGGACTTACAGACTTGATCaatgatgaaatgaaaaatggcaTCAGAAAGGACAGGATACTAATAG GAGGCTTTTCCATGGGAGGTGGAATGGCAATGCATTTAGCATATAGGTTTCATCAAGATCTGGCAGGAGTCTTTGCGCTGTCTAGTTTTCTCAATAAAGACTCTGCTGTGTATGAG gccttgaaaagaaatgaaagtgtcCTTCCAGAATTATTTCAGTGTCACGGAACTGCTGATGAACTAGTTCTGTATTCTTGGGGTGAAGAAACCAACAAGATGTTAAAGTCACTGGGAGTATCAACATCTCTTCATACTTTTCCAAACCTCAATCATGagttaaacagaaaagaaatagaagaactTAAAACCTGGATTCTAAAGAAGTTGCCTGTTGAAGCTGAAATgtcaaatgaataa